The sequence below is a genomic window from Campylobacter ornithocola.
TTTATGAAATTCGCTCTATAAGCAATTATAAGGAAGAAACTAAATGATAGTGGCAATTGAAGGTATAGTGAGTAAAAAAGAACCTACTTTTGTTGTTTTAAAAACTTCAAGCGGTATAAGTTATGGTATTTTTGTATCACTTTTTTGTTCAAGTAATTTTGAAAAAGGTCAAAAGGTTGAGTTTTTAATCACACAAATTATTAAAGAAGATTCACATAAGTTATATGGATTTTTAGATATTAATGAGCAAAGGATGTTTGAATTGTTGATTAAAATTAGTGGTATAGGAGCGACTACCGCTATGACACTTTGTTCAAGTTTGGATACAAATACTTTTTATATGGCTTTGCAAAATAGCGATGAGAGTGTGTTTAAAAAGGTTCCTGGTATCGGTCCAAAGAGTGCTAAAAGAATTATAGCTGAATTAAGTGATGCAAAAATCAATATAGAAAATTCTAATCAAGATCAAGCACAAGCTTTAGCAGCCTTGCTTTCACTTGGTTTTAAACAAGATAATATTTTAAAGGTTTTAAAAACTTGTGAGAGTAAAAATACTAGCGATATTATTAAAGAAGCTTTAAAAAAATTGGCTTAATAAAAGGAAGAATATAATGAT
It includes:
- the ruvA gene encoding Holliday junction branch migration protein RuvA, with product MIVAIEGIVSKKEPTFVVLKTSSGISYGIFVSLFCSSNFEKGQKVEFLITQIIKEDSHKLYGFLDINEQRMFELLIKISGIGATTAMTLCSSLDTNTFYMALQNSDESVFKKVPGIGPKSAKRIIAELSDAKINIENSNQDQAQALAALLSLGFKQDNILKVLKTCESKNTSDIIKEALKKLA